The proteins below are encoded in one region of Danio rerio strain Tuebingen ecotype United States chromosome 12, GRCz12tu, whole genome shotgun sequence:
- the ep300a gene encoding histone acetyltransferase p300 isoform X19 gives MAENVLDSGPPSAKRPKLSSPALSASASDGNDFGSLFDLEHDLPDELISSSELSLANGGDLSQLHTSLGSGGGVIGGAVSGGQDAAAKHRQLSELLRHGSTPGAQQQGAMGNPGGASMGLFGNMKVSPGTQSMGPQGQQHLSMQAGLMQQQQMVDYLNRNMLGPQKGNGQQQPGGPAPQHQNALASQMMNGSPRIGHHNPGMGNSNSNLLAEALQQQQQQQQTVGSQGGLRPQQPGAISKMGINAGSGPYGGPYSQSASQGLGVAGLAPQLQNKPGLPNSPAQFNLDKKPLPIHGIPGMQASQSSPVGAGGGGVAAGMVPNAQGSLGPGSAGSVVSAAVVGGVPPAADPEKRKLIQQQLVLLLHAHKCQRREQANGEVRQCNLPHCRTMKNVLNHMTHCQAGKSCQVAHCASSRQIISHWKNCTRHDCPVCLPLKNAGDKRNQQSESMIATGGVALSSSMGNVTGGSPSAPSLNTPGQIDPSSIERAYAALGLTYQGNQAPPQPVQQTQRPVNTMGANSMGVNGAVGGQSQNQQSSLLQDTMLHLNMNSQSLINDSGVGSLPMANPAASGSMRKSWHEDITQDLRNHLVHKLVQAIFPTPDPAALKDRRMENLVAYARKVEGDMYESANSRAEYYHFLAEKIYKIQKELEEKRRTRLQKQGIMPSQAGMNPSGLQQATTGIGQPGPPTGLPSNGPLSDPAVVRPTGPNQMMNRMQNTAGMNSFGNHMGMQSMGQRSTPPLNQGSMVPGRMPQPNVAQMQNQYMQTGPFQASSPVRSAGPVDLVHGGNDGAATQQGQMPLSSLPVGSPLAQPGSAGGAGSGSSVGSLGPSSMSAVPPSSTPTHSISLSHCPPVHQNSPSPAHSRTPTPTPGSQTPQPHTPSLPHLSSNGSQQQFPPSASSDSGMQPLGTPPAVSHSGLSTPNASQHPRTPLSHKGSLPVDGQAATPASVSSVEASFQQAPSDSTATLEPKEEVKAKDEEEEEAMEEERTAKEEDSKPEEKPEVKKEEPLSDGGPMETASDEDKKPEIKIEPKEEEEGSESATSQSSVSGATNKKKIFKPEELRQALMPTLESLYRQDPESLPFRQPVDPSLLGIPDYFDIVKNPMDLSTIKRKLDTGQYQEPWQYVDDIWLMFNNAWLYNRKTSRVYKYCSKLAEVFEQEIDPVMQSLGYCCGRKLEFSPQTLCCYGKQLCTIPRDAAYFSYQNRYHFCEKCFNEIQGETVSLGDDPSQPQTSINKDQFEKKKNDTLDPELFVECMDCGRKMHQICVLHNETIWPSGFVCDGCLKKSNKTRKENKYAAKRLPQTKLGNFLETRVNAYLKRQNHPESGEVTVRVVHVSEKMVEVKPGMKSRFVDSGEMSESFPYKSKALFAFEEIDGVDVCFFGMHVQEYGSDCPPPNQRRVYISYLDSVHFFQPRFLRTEVYHEILIGYLDYAKRQGFTTGHIWACPPSEGDDYIFHCHPADQKIPKPKRLQEWYKKMLDKAVAERVVHDYKDIFKQATEDRLTSAKELPYFEGDFWPNVLEESIKELEQEEEERKREENSTSNESVETTKGDSKNAKKKNNKKTSKNKSSLSRGNKKKPGMPNVSNDLSQKLYATMEKHKEVFFVIRLFAAPNSNALLPIVDPDPLMACDLMDGRDAFLTIARDKHLEFSSLRRSKWSTMCMLVELHNQSQDRFVYTCNECKHHVETRFHCTVCEDYDLCITCYNTKGHEHKMDKLGLGLDDESNSQVASTTQNPGDSRRLSIQRCIQSLVHACQCRNANCSLPSCQKMKRVVQHTKGCKRKTNGGCPICKQLIALCCYHAKHCQENKCPVPFCLNIKQKLRQQQLQHRLQQAQMVRRRMASMQRTGQQLPGGGCGLPSPGNGCNTGPSTPTPSTQPPTPQTPNQQCQPPATQPGVGNVPSQQQQQLAGMAHQYQPISGSGGMINSSQQSMLPQQQQQPTPAQHLQNANNLPPYVQRPTGSSPHSQSMGKPGMVPGGFSQQQQSNLGQPVMPQHQPPGPPPAAVEIAMKIQRVAETQRQMAQQKILQRNQAPGMMPPHGLHQGPQTQNQMGINLPGTAMVGPSQAQVAVARNQMDQQQGMVTAGMQQQQPGPRSQLPQVQLQQGQQGAPQLQVSPQQQWTGPGMPPQQRPGVMNQMGLQGMAAPQHQQQQAVGQSQPQGNSGVMGMISSQGGAAPAGAGPGNHSQAALQDLLRFLRLPSSPHQQQQVLSILRSNPLLMATFIRQRAPRYLGRGGPGAGGAGVPGGPGGGPGIMDGQQMNVNPNAAQGGMHMTQGTTMQMNPLQQQQQQQQIQQRPMMSGNLQQQQQMAVLQQQQQQGVMPSQGTNISNIPPQLREMMRRHLQQQQQQQQQQQQQQQQQQQQQQQQQQQHQQMGNHAQFQHPQPPQQQGYLGQSGIPPQQPGQPHPGGLQQQQGGAQPGTQQNYSGSVSHQQVAAALQHSLQQQQLQMQQQQSAMGGYQGADGGPGGGGPLQQQQQQMQSAPMGSQPQMFQQAIQQRLLQQQQSHLGGGSPAQHNPMSPQQSQQQMSQSPHLQGQLPNSLGNQVRSPQPSPRPQSQPPNSSPSPRLQPQPSPHHISPQTGSPHPGHLPQHHSGMAAPPPPQQQAQASQQQQQVNAMDQGPFGADQNVLLSQLSGMGALHGQGTNDMLTNNQDMGSNINHSLDLM, from the exons ATGGCCGAGAACGTTCTGGACTCTGGCCCGCCTTCAGCCAAGAGGCCTAAACTCTCATCCCCGGCTCTCTCCGCCTCAGCCAGCGATGGAAAcg ATTTTGGCTCTCTTTTTGACCTGGAGCATGACCTTCCAGACGAGCTGATCAGTTCCTCAGAACTGAGTCTTGCAAATGGAGGGGACCTCAGCCAGTTGCACACCAGTTTGGGTAGTGGGGGCGGAGTCATTGGAGGAGCTGTGTCCGGTGGTCAGGATGCAGCAGCCAAGCACAGGCAGCTCTCTGAGCTTCTCCGACATGGATCCACACCTGGAGCGCAGCAGCAGGGTGCGATGGGTAACCCAGGAGGAGCCTCAATGGGACTTTTTGGGAATATGAAGGTTTCTCCGGGTACCCAAAGCATGGGTCCACAAGGACAGCAACATCTTTCCATGCAGGCTGGCCTcatgcagcagcagcagatggtggACTATCTTAACAGGAATATGCTCGGACCACAGAAAGGAAATGGACAGCAGCAGCCAGGAGGGCCCGCACCTCAACACCAAAATGCGCTGGCGTCTCAGATGATGAATGGATCGCCCAGAATAGGACATCACAACCCGGGCATGGGTAACAGCAACAGTAACCTGTTAGCAGAGGctcttcagcagcagcagcagcagcagcagacagtAGGAAGCCAGGGTGGACTGAGGCCACAGCAGCCTGGAGCGATAAGCAAG ATGGGGATAAATGCAGGTTCAGGCCCCTATGGAGGCCCGTACAGTCAGTCTGCCAGTCAGGGTCTTGGTGTTGCAGGGCTGGCCCCTCAGCTCCAGAACAAACCAGGTCTGCCTAACAGTCCCGCGCAGTTTAATCTTGACAAGAAGCCTCTGCCCATACATGGCATACCTGGCATG CAGGCCTCTCAGTCTTCCCCAGTGGGTGCTGGTGGAGGTGGAGTTGCGGCTGGCATGGTGCCTAACGCCCAAGGATCTCTCGGCCCTGGATCAGCAGGCTCTGTTGTGTCTGCAGCAGTGGTGGGAGGTGTTCCTCCAGCGGCAGATCCAGAAAAGCGCAAACTCATACAGCAACAGCTGGTGCTTTTGCTCCACGCTCACAAGTGCCAGCGAAGGGAACAGGCTAATGGGGAAGTACGGCAGTGTAATTTACCCCACTGCCGCACCATGAAGAACGTCCTCAACCACATGACGCACTGCCAGGCTGGCAAATCCTGCCAAG TGGCGCACTGTGCCTCATCCAGACAGATAATCTCTCACTGGAAGAACTGCACACGGCACGACTGCCCTGTGTGTCTGCCTTTGAAAAATGCAGGAGACAAGAGGAATCAGcagagtgagt CTATGATAGCCACTGGAGGTGTGGCGTTAAGTTCTTCCATGGGCAATGTAACTGGTGGTTCACCCAGTGCCCCCAGTCTCAATACCCCAGGGCAGATAGACCCCAGCTCCATCGAGAGGGCATATGCAGCCTTGGGTCTCACATACCAGGGAAACCAGGCTCCCCCTCAACCTGTACAGCAAACACAGCGGCCGGTGAACACCATGG GAGCGAATTCCATGGGAGTGAATGGGGCAGTTGGTGGCCAGTCTCAGAATCAGCAATCTAGCCTTCTCCAGGATACAATGCTGCATCTGAACATGAATTCACAAAG TCTGATAAATGACAGTGGTGTGGGGTCTCTGCCAATGGCCAACCCAGCTGCCAGCGGTAGCATGAGGAAGAGCTGGCATGAGGACATCACCCAGGATCTGCGCAACCACCTGGTACACAAGCT AGTCCAGGCTATTTTTCCCACACCAGACCCTGCTGCACTGAAAGACCGTCGGATGGAGAATCTAGTGGCCTATGCACGTAAAGTTGAGGGTGACATGTATGAGTCTGCTAACAGCAGG gcggAGTATTATCACTTTCTGGCAGAGAAGATCTATAAAATTCAGAAAGAACTGGAAGAGAAGCGAAGGACACGGTTACAGAAGCAGGGTATAATGCCCTCCCAGGCTGGCATGAACCCCTCTGGCCTGCAGCAAGCGACCACTGGGATTGGTCAGCCTGGGCCACCCACAGGACTGCCTTCTA ATGGCCCACTATCAGATCCAGCAGTAGTGCGTCCAACTGGCCCAAACCAGATGATGAACAGAATGCAGAATActgctg GCATGAATTCATTTGGGAATCATATGGGAATGCAGTCCATGGGCCAGAGATCAACACCACCTCTTAACCAG GGAAGCATGGTGCCTGGGAGGATGCCACAGCCGAATGTTGCACAGATGCAAAATCAATACATGCAAACTGGACCGTTTCAAGCTTCAAGTCCTGTTCGTAGTGCTGGTCCTGTTGACCTGGTACACGGAGGAAACGATGGTGCTGCCACTCAA CAGGGACAAATGCCGTTATCATCTTTACCAGTCGGGAGTCCTTTAGCCCAACCTGGATCTGCTGGCGGGGCAGGCAGCGGGTCATCTGTGGGCTCCTTGGGTCCCAGCAGCATGAGTGCTGTTCCTCCATCATCCACCCCCACCCACTCCATCAGCCTCAGTCACTGCCCACCTGTACACCAGAATTCACCTTCACCAGCTCATAGCCGGACGCCCACACCCACGCCAGGCTCCCAAACGCCTCAGCCCCACACACCCAGCTTACCCCATTTATCCTCAAATGGCAGTCAGCAACAGTTTCCTCCGTCCGCCAGCTCTGACAGCGGCATGCAGCCATTAGGAACTCCTCCAGCGGTGTCTCACAGTGGTCTCTCCACACCAAATGCCAGCCAGCATCCCCGCACTCCA TTGTCTCATAAAGGTTCTCTACCAGTTGATGGCCAGGCTGCTACTCCTGCCTCCGTCAGCAGTGTAGAGGCATCATTTCAGCAAGCTCCTTCAGACTCCACAGCCACCCTGGAGCCAAAGGAGGAGGTCAAGGCGAaagatgaggaggaggaagaagccATGGAGGAAGAAAGAACTGCTAAGGAGGAAGACAGTAAACCTGAGGAAAAGCCAGAG GTAAAGAAAGAGGAGCCATTGAGTGATGGTGGGCCGATGGAGACTGCATCTGATGAGGACAAAAAACCTGAGATAAAGATTGAGCCTAAAGAAGAGGAAGAGGGTTCAGAGTCCGCAACTAGCCAGAGTTCTGTTTCTGGAGCCACTAACAAAAAGAAAA TTTTTAAACCAGAGGAACTGAGGCAGGCCCTGATGCCTACACTGGAGTCTCTTTATCGCCAGGACCCCGAGTCTCTGCCCTTCCGCCAGCCTGTAGACCCTTCACTGTTGGGAATACCA GACTATTTTGACATTGTGAAAAATCCAATGGACTTGTCTACTATCAAACGAAAGCTTGACACAGGCCAGTACCAGGAGCCATGGCAGTATGTAGATGACATCTGGCTTATGTTCAACAACGCCTGGCTGTACAATCGTAAGACATCACGGGTCTACAAGTACTGCTCCAAACTGGCGGAGGTCTTTGAGCAAGAAATTGACCCAGTCATGCAGAGCCTTGGCTACTGTTGTGGGAGAAAG CTTGAATTTTCTCCCCAAACTCTGTGCTGCTATGGGAAACAGTTATGCACTATACCACGAGATGCTGCTTACTTTAGTTATCAGAACAG GTACCACTTCTGCGAGAAGTGTTTCAATGAGATCCAGGGTGAAACCGTGTCCTTGGGAGACGATCCATCCCAACCTCAAAC ATCAATCAACAAAGATCAGTTTGAAAAGAAGAAAAATGACACACTTGACCCTGAGCT atTTGTGGAATGTATGGATTGTGGCCGTAAGATGCATCAGATTTGCGTTTTGCACAATGAAACTATATGGCCATCAGG cTTTGTGTGTGATGGTTGTCTGAAGAAGTCCAACAAAACCCGCAAAGAGAATAAATATGCTGCTAAAA GGCTTCCACAGACCAAATTAGGCAATTTTTTGGAAACGCGGGTAAATGCCTATCTGAAGCGACAAAATCATCCAGAATCTGGTGAAGTCACTGTTCGTGTTGTTCATGTCTCAGAAAAAATGGTGGAAGTCAAACCAGGCATGAAGTCTAG GTTTGTGGATAGTGGAGAAATGTCAGAGTCTTTCCCATACAAATCGAAAGCTTTATTTGCGTTTGAGGAGATTGATGGTGTTGATGTTTGCTTCTTTGGGATGCATGTGCAAGAGTATGGCTCAGACTGTCCACCACCTAATCAAAG ACGGGTTTACATATCCTATTTGGACAGTGTCCACTTCTTTCAGCCACGCTTTTTAAGAACAGAGGTGTACCATGAAATCCTTATAGGATATCTTGATTATGCCAAAAGACAAGG GTTTACCACAGGACACATCTGGGCCTGCCCTCCTAGCGAAGGAGATGATTACATCTTCCATTGTCATCCTGCAGACCAGAAGATACCCAAGCCCAAGCGACTGCAAGAGTGGTATAAGAAGATGCTGGACAAAGCTGTCGCAGAGCGTGTTGTGCATGATTACAAG gacaTCTTCAAACAGGCAACAGAAGATCGTCTCACTAGTGCCAAAGAACTGCCCTATTTTGAGGGTGATTTCTGGCCTAATGTTCTTGAAGAAAGCATTAAAGAATTGGAGCAAGAAGAAGAGGAAAGAAAGAGGGAAGAAAACAGCACATCCAATGAGAGTGTTGAG ACAACAAAAGGTGACAGCAAAAATGCCAAGAAAAAGAACAACAAGAAGACGAGCAAGAACAAGAGCAGTTTAAGCCGAGGAAACAAAAAGAAGCCTGGAATGCCAAATGTGTCTAATGACCTTTCACAGAAGCTCTATGCCACGATGGAAAAGCACAAAGAG GTGTTCTTTGTTATCCGGCTGTTTGCAGCACCCAATTCTAATGCTCTTCTGCCCATTGTTGACCCGGATCCCTTGATGGCCTGTGATTTGATGGATGGTCGCGATGCCTTCCTAACAATTGCACGAGACAAGCACTTGGAGTTTTCCTCATTGCGACGTTCCAAATGGAGCACTATGTGCATGCTGGTAGAACTGCACAACCAAAGCCAGGACCGCTTTGTCTATACCTGTAATGAGTGCAAACACCATGTTGAAACTCGCTTCCATTGCACTGTGTGCGAG GACTATGATCTCTGCATCACTTGCTACAATACAAAAGGTCATGAGCACAAGATGGACAAACTGGGCTTGGGGTTGGACGACGAAAGCAACAGTCAGGTTGCTTCCACAACACAGAATCCAGGAGACTCCCGGCGTCTCAGCATTCAGCGGTGCATCCAGTCTCTGGTGCATGCCTGCCAGTGTCGCAATGCCAACTGCTCACTTCCATCTTGCCAAAAAATGAAACGTGTAGTTCAGCATACCAAAGGCTGCAAACGCAAGACCAATGGTGGTTGTCCTATCTGCAAGCAGCTCATTGCGCTTTGTTGTTACCATGCAAAACACTGCCAAGAGAACAAATGTCCTGTGCCGTTCTGCCTCAACATCAAGCAGAAACTGCGGCAACAGCAACTCCAGCACAGGCTACAGCAGGCCCAGATGGTGCGTAGAAGAATGGCCAGTATGCAAAGGACAGGCCAACAGCTTCCAGGAGGTGGTTGTGGTCTGCCATCTCCTGGGAACGGCTGTAATACTGGTCCGAGCACTCCAACACCGAGCACTCAGCCACCTACCCCTCAGACGCCCAATCAGCAATGTCAGCCTCCAGCTACTCAACCTGGTGTTGGCAATGTTCCATCACAGCAGCAACAGCAGTTGGCAGGGATGGCCCATCAGTACCAGCCAATATCTGGAAGTGGTGGGATGATTAACTCCTCACAGCAGTCAATGTTAccacagcagcagcaacagccaACACCAGCTCAGCATCTCCAGAATGCCAACAACCTTCCTCCATATGTGCAAAGACCTACAGGCTCATCTCCACATTCTCAGTCAATGGGAAAGCCAGGCATGGTTCCAGGTGGCTTCTCTCAACAGCAACAATCAAACCTAGGGCAGCCTGTGATGCCACAACATCAGCCACCTGGCCCCCCACCTGCAGCTGTAGAAATTGCCATGAAAATTCAGCGAGTCGCTGAGACACAACGACAGATGGCTCAGCAAAAGATCCTGCAAAGAAACCAGGCTCCTGGCATGATGCCTCCCCATGGCTTACATCAGGGTCCGCAAACTCAAAACCAGATGGGCATAAACCTTCCTGGCACTGCAATGGTTGGGCCTTCCCAGGCACAAGTAGCAGTGGCTCGAAATCAAATGGATCAACAGCAGGGAATGGTCACAGCAGGCATGCAACAGCAGCAGCCAGGACCTCGGTCTCAGCTTCCCCAAGTCCAGTTGCAGCAGGGCCAGCAAGGAGCACCTCAACTTCAGGTGTCACCACAACAGCAGTGGACTGGTCCTGGCATGCCTCCTCAACAGAGACCAGGGGTAATGAACCAAATGGGTCTGCAAGGGATGGCTGCACCACAACATCAGCAGCAGCAAGCTGTTGGTCAATCGCAGCCGCAAGGAAACTCTGGTGTAATGGGTATGATAAGTAGCCAAGGAGGGGCTGCACCTGCAGGCGCTGGTCCTGGAAATCACTCTCAGGCTGCCTTACAAGACCTTTTAAGGTTCTTAAGATTACCCAGCTCTCCCCATCAACAGCAGCAAGTCCTGAGTATACTACGTTCAAACCCTCTACTCATGGCAACCTTTATAAGGCAACGGGCTCCTAGGTACCTTGGTCGAGGTGGTCCTGGAGCAGGAGGTGCAGGTGTTCCAGGTGGACCTGGTGGAGGTCCAGGCATCATGGATGGCCAGCAAATGAATGTAAATCCCAATGCAGCTCAGGGTGGTATGCACATGACACAAGGAACGACCATGCAAATGAATCcacttcaacaacaacaacagcagcagcaaatTCAACAGCGTCCTATGATGAGTGGAAATTTGCAGCAGCAACAGCAAATGGCAGTattacagcagcagcagcaacaaggTGTTATGCCCAGTCAAGGCACGAACATCTCTAATATCCCTCCCCAGTTAAGGGAAATGATGAGACGGCatttgcagcagcagcagcagcaacaacaacaacaacaacaacaacaacaacaacaacaacaacaacagcagcaacagcagcagcagcatcaacAGATGGGTAACCATGCTCAGTTCCAGCATCCTCAACCACCCCAGCAGCAGGGTTATCTAGGCCAGTCTGGAATTCCTCCTCAGCAGCCAGGCCAACCTCACCCAGGTGGTCTCCAGCAACAACAGGGAGGGGCCCAGCCTGGAACCCAGCAAAACTACTCTGGGTCTGTGTCCCATCAGCAGGTTGCAGCAGCTCTGCAACATAGCTTACAGCAACAGCAACTTCAAATGCAACAGCAGCAGAGTGCTATGGGAGGATATCAAGGTGCTGATGGAGGACCTGGAGGTGGTGGTCccctccagcagcagcagcagcagatgcaGTCAGCTCCTATGGGCTCACAGCCGCAAATGTTTCAGCAAGCTATACAGCAACGGCTCCTCCAGCAGCAACAGTCACACCTCGGAGGAGGATCTCCTGCTCAACACAATCCTATGAGTCCACAGCAGTCCCAGCAACAGATGTCCCAGTCTCCCCATTTACAGGGCCAGTTGCCCAATTCTCTCGGCAACCAAGTTCGCTCTCCCCAACCATCACCTCGTCCCCAGTCCCAGCCACCAAACTCTAGTCCATCTCCTCGCTTGCAGCCCCAGCCGTCACCCCATCACATCTCACCCCAGACTGGGTCGCCCCACCCAGGTCACCTTCCTCAACACCACAGTGGCATGGCTGCTCCTCCACCGCCACAGCAACAAGCACAGGCATCCCAGCAGCAGCAACAGGTTAACGCCATGGACCAGGGCCCATTTGGAGCAGACCAGAATGTTTTGCTTTCACAGTTAAGCGGGATGGGAGCCTTACATGGGCAGGGAACAAATGACATGCTGACGAATAACCAGGATATGGGCTCGAACATTAATCACTCGTTGGATTTGATGTAA